In Bradyrhizobium sp. 200, the sequence CGAGCAGCGCGCCGTGGTCTGAGAATGGAATGTTGTTGAGGTAATATTCGAGGTTGTTGACGTCGAAGGCGGCCCAGCCGCCGTCGCGGCTCTGCAGGCCCTCGATCCACTCACGGCCACGCGAAATCGCTGTATCGTATTCCTTGCTGCCGGAGGCCCGGCGCGCGCGGTCCATCGCCATCACCACGACGGCGGTGTCGTCGAGATCGGGATAATAGTCGTTGTTGTACTGGAACGCCCAACCGCCCGGACGGACATCGGGCGCCTTCACCGCCCAGTCGCCCTTGAGGTCGAGCACCTGCCGCGGCTTCAACCAATCGAGGCCCTGCTTCATTTTTGCGAGCGTGTCTTCGCCGCCGGCTTCCGCGAGTGCGTGGCAGGTCAGCGCGGTGTCCCACACCGGGGAGACGCAGGGCTGGCAATAGGCCTCGTGCTCGCCGATCACCAGGAGCTTGTCGATGCCCTTGCGGGTGACCGCGCGTGGTGGAAAATCCGGTCCCTTGCCGAGCGCATCGTACATCATGACGATGTTGGCCATCGGCGGATAGATCGCGCCCATGCCGTCTTCGCCGTTGAGCCGCTCTTCCGTAAACGCAAGCGCGGCGTCGATCGCGCGCTGACGCAGCTTTTTCGGAAACAGCGGTTCGACCACGCGCAGGATCTTGTCCAGCGTGCTGAAGAGCGCGAACCAGCCCCAGCTTTGGTGCGGCGCCTTCGGCGTCATTCCGACCGATTTGGGATCCTGCAGGAATAGCTCGTCAATGCCGACGCCCTTGGGATTCTTCGCCAGCGGCTTCAACGCCGCCATCACCATCAGCGGCACGATCGTGGTGCGCGCCCAATAGGAAATCTTGTTGATATGGAACGGCGACCACATTGGCAGCAGCATGATCTCGACCGGCAGCACCGGCACCGCGCGCCAGCTCAGAACGCCAAAGAAGGCGAGCAGGAACCGCGTGAAGACGTTGACGCGGGCTGCGCCGCCGTGGCTGCGGATCGCTTCGCGCGCGCGCACCATGTGCGGCGCGTCGACGGAATCGCCGATCATCTTCAGGGCGAAATAGGATTTGACGCTGGCGCTCATGTCGAACGGGCCGTCCTGCACCAGCGGCCAGCCGCCATGATTGCCTTGCGTGCGGCGCAGATAGTTCGCGATCTTGGCTTCCAGCGCGCTGTCGACGGGCTCGGCGAGATAGTGGCGCAGCAGGATGTATTCCGACGGTATGGTGCTGTCGGCTTCCAGCTCGAACACGAAGTGTCCATCGGATTGCCGGTAACCAAGCAGCGCTTCGGTCGCCGAGGAGATGCTCTTCTCCAGCGCGACGGCATCGACTGTCGCGACGGGATCGACGGCAATTGTTTTGTCTACGGAAAGCATTCGCAAGACATCCCTCTATTCGCGACCGGGTTCTGTGAAGCCGGTCACGCAACGTCCGTCGGGCTTTAGCGCCTCGCCAGGACCAGATCGGCGGCACGGTCGCCCGACCGCACCGATCCCTCGATGGTTGCCGGCAATCCCGTATCAGTCCAGTCGCCGGCGAGAAACAGGTTTTTGAACGATGTTACCGCCCCCGGCCGCAGCGCGTTCTGCTCCGGCGTGGCCTCGAACGTCGCGCGGCGCTCGCGCACGATCTGCCACGGCGGCAATTCAGGTTCGCCCGGCAGGCCGGCGGCCTTGCAGACGTCCCGCCAGATCGCCAGCGCGAGTTCTTCGCGCGGCATATCGACGAGCCGGTCGCCATTGCTGATGGTGACCGACAGCCGCTGCGGGAATGCGAACAGCCATTCCACGAGGCCACCGACCACGCCGAGGATGGGCACTGCGTCGCGGGGCGGATCGAAGCGGAAATGCGCATTGACGATGGCGCGGAATTTCGACGGCGTCTTCAGGCCCGGCAGCAGCGCCGCCGCAGGGCGCGGCGGCACCGCGAGCACCACGGCGTCGTCGGGGCCGAGCGCAATCGCGTCGCTGCCGAATTTCAGTTCGCCGACGGCGTTACGCGTCATCGCGAATTCGCGCAGCTCATGACCGAGCTGGACCGAGGCGCCCTTGTCCTGCAACAGCTTGATCGCCGGCTCGACCAGAACCGCGCTCAGGCCATCGCGCGCGATCAGCGGCCGGCAGGCCTGCCCGCCCGCCAGCAGCGTTTCCCGCACGATCGCGCCGGCAAGCCCCGCCGAGCCCTCGGGCGGATCGACATTGAGCGCGGCCAGCAGCAGCGGCTGCACCAGCCGCTGGTACAGCGTGCCTTTGCAGGGGATCGTATCGCCGACCAGTTTGCCGGTGCCTGCCCAGACCAGCGGCGCCAATGCGAGATAGTCGAGCAGCTTGGTATCGGGGACGCGGCGCGCCTCGTCGAACACCCATAGCGGCAATTTGCCGTCGCCGAGGTCGAGCTGCCAGCGCTGGCCGGTCGTGATGTCGACGAAGGGAAACTGGGCAAGCTTCGGCCCGACCAGCCCCGCTTCGGTGCCGATCGATCTGGCGTAGGCCCGCGCATGGCTGTTGCCCGACAGCAAGAGATGATTGCCGTTGTCGATGGTGAGATTGGTGGCCGCATCGAAATAGGACCGGCAGCGGCCGCCGGTCTGCTGCGTGGCCTCGTGGACATGCACGCGATAATTGGCGTTGGCGAGCCGCACGGCGGCCGAGAGGCCGGAAATGCCGGCGCCGATGATATGAGCGTTTTTCTGCATCAGATGATCGCGTAACGGAGAAGGATGGCAATCTTCGCCCATTTATGGACGCGGACCGGCTCGCGCGGGGCGGCAAAGCCCCGAGCCAGCAACAGGTCCAGTATCGCGCGGTAATATTTCGACATGATCCGCGGCGCGCGCACGACGCGCCGCGAATTGCGTTTCATGATCTCGTCGGACTTTTCGAAATGCTTTTTCGCCCACTCGGCCAGCGGCAGGCAGACTTTTGGAAGTGCGCGATCGGCAGTCACCTTCTGCGGATTGTCGCTGGTGATGCCGGCGAGCAGCAGGCTTTCGCGCGGCAGATAGAGGCGGCCGAGGCCGGCGTCTTCGTCGATGTCGCGCAGGATATTGGTCAATTGCAACGCGCGGCCGAGATGGTGGGCGAGCAGGATGCCGTCTTCCTCGGGCATGCCGAACACCCTGACCGACAGACGCCCGACGGCGCTGGCAACGCGATCACAATAGAGATCGAGCGTGGCAAGATCCGGCGCACGAATGTCCTGTGGCACGTCCATCTCCATACCGTCGACTACAGCGAGAAAATCCTCGCGCTTGAGGCCGAAGGTTTTCACCGAGGCGGCGTAATCCAGCAGGCGCGGCGGCGGATCACCGTGATATAGCGCATCGATGTCGTCGCGCCATTGCTGTAGCGCGGCCAGCCGCTCGGGCCGCGGCCCGTCGGAATCGGCGATGTCGTCGACCTGCCGGCAGAAGCTGTAGATCTGGAACATCGCCTCGCGCTGGCTACGCGGCAGAATGCGCATCGCGGCATAGAACGAACTGCCGGACGCGGCGGTACCGTAATCTGCGTTGGCCGCCGCCGTCTGCAACGTCATGCGCCGGCCGCCGGTCTTGTCAGGGGATGGCGTCCAGCGGCGCGCCTGATCATTTCGCCGGTGATGGCGCCGATGCTCTGCACGAGCAATTCGGACTTGCTTAGGTGCACGCGTTCGCGCAAGGGATCGCGCACCTTCAGCATCCCCACGATCTTGTCGGCGAAGGCCTGGATCACGGCAACCTCGAGCCCGAGCCGGAAATCCTTCACCTCGGCACTGAGCGGCCTGCTTTCATTGAGCAGGGTTTCGGTCCGAACCGCGAGCGCATGGAGGCATTGCAGCAGCGCCGGCTGCGACTTCGCCCCGCCCAGCATCTCGACGGTGGCGCCGCTGGCGGCCAGCGCGTCGCGCGGCAGATAGACGCGGTTGAGATTTTTGTAGTCCTTGGCGCAATCCTGCAAATGGTTGTTGATCTGCAACCCCGCGCACAGCGCATCCGACGCGGCCCAGGTCGACGTGCTCTCGCCATGGACGTCGAGCATGAAGCGACCGACCGGCATGGCCGAATAGCGGCAATAGTGGATGACATCGTCCCAGTTCTCGTAGCGCAGCTTGGTGACGTCCATCCGGAACGCAACCAGCACGTCGAGCGCGTGGCGCGGCGCCATCGAGCGCTCGGCAAAAGCGCGGCGCAGATTGACCGCCTCCGGCTGAGTGTCGCCGTTGCCCAGCAACTCGGCTTCGAGCAGGTCGAGATAGCGCAGCTTCTCATCCGCGCCGAGCGTCGCGTGATCGGCGATGTCGTCGGCCGTCCGGACGAAGTTATAGAATGAGAGGATCAGCGCCCGGTGACGCGGATGAATGATCCACGACGCGACCGGAAAATTCTCGTCGCGGTGGGTCTTTCCGGATCGCAGGTCGCTCGCACTGGTCATCAAGAACTGGCTACATTCATCGGAATTGGCGGCATGCGCCGATGCTCGGCGTATGCGAGGAGATCGCGAGCCCCATATAGGGGAATACGCCGCCAAAACCAATGCTATATGGGCTGATTAGCCCCGGCCGTGACGCGCGTCATAGAGCCGAAAATGGCTTTTCGACAGCGCGCCTTATTGGCCGTTGTTCTTGAGAACCTGGTTGCAGGCTTCGCTGATCTTGGAGCGATGTTCCTTGAGGCACGCCAGGATGGTGAAGTCGCCCTGGTCGATGACCGCACGGCAGTGCTTCTGCACGTCACGAGTGCAGGCCTTCTGCTCCTCCGCCGTTCCGCTGCGCTGCTGCTGGGCGAAGGCGCTCGACGAAGCCGAGAGCGACAACAAAGTGAGGGCGAGGAGAGATTTACGCATCGTATTCCTTCATTTCGGAAGAAATCCTGTTCCTCGATTTGCGCCGGAACGGATTTGTTTGGATGGCAGGCGCGCCGCGTACCGCAGCAACGAATTGATGACAAGCATGGTAAATGCGGACAAATTTACGGCGACCTTTACGACGACGTAAGCACCTTTAATAACCGACTGATATCTAAAGTGTATTTCCGCCACACTTTCCCGGCAATTGGATGTTGCAGACAATGCGGTGCAAAGCTAGATGCTGCGCCGACGGTGTCGGTGTGAACGCTTCGATTCCACTCGGCCGACCGTGCACTTTTTCGTGCCGAGAGCGCCGGAAACAGCACTCCGTCATTTGAACCTAAGATACTGCGGGAACACTAAATCTTCGATGCGGCGAGACGTATCTTTGCAAAGAACGTCTATTTTGATGGGAAAACTACGATGAAACTGTTTGGTTCCAGCTTGCTCGGTCAGGCGCTCGCAGCGGCCGGCGTCGGCGCCGCGATCATGTTGTCGGTCACCGCAAGCCATGCCCAGGCGGGAGGCCCGTTTGCCGGTTTTGACGGAAACTGGAGTGGCTCGGGCACGGTCGCGCTTTCCAACGGCACCACCGAGAACATCCGCTGCAAGGCCGACTACAAGGTCAACGCCAGCGGGCTCGGTCTGAAGCAAAATCTGCACTGCGCCAGCGACAGCTACAAATTCGACCTGTCCAGCGACGTCACCAGCCAGGGCGAACGCATCTCCGGCAACTGGAGCGAAAAGAGCCGCAACATCTTCGGCAATTTGCAGGGCACCGCCGGCGGCGGCCAGATCGACGTGTTCGTCGAGGCTTCCGGATTTGCCGCGAACCTGAATTTGAAGACCAACGGCAACAAGCAGAGCGTGCAAATCGACTCCAAGGGCGAAATCCGCGGCGTCAAGATCACGATGACGAAGACCTGACGCTATACCCTTCGAGACAGCGTGAACGGCAGCGCCCCGGCGCTGCCTTTTCATTTTTGCGGCCCGCTACCGATCAGCCGAATTTCCAGCTCCAATGCGCATCGCCGCGGTCACGCCGTTCCGTCACTTCGACGCGCATGAATCGATCATGCGCAAGCGCTGCCCCTACCCACAATTCGTTCCAGGCATCGAACACTTGCGGCGGCAGCGCTTCGCGTTCCGCCATCAGGCGCCACGACGTCTGGCGCACGGTGGCGGCAGAACCTTCCACCTGCAGCTCCGCATCGTCATCCTGCCCGCGGGCAAGCCGGGCGAAGGCTTTGGCAAAACCCGCCGCGCCCGCTTCCACACCGCTCAACAGCCGAGCTGCCTCGTCGAAGGTATGCATCCCGACGAGCCGCGCCGCAGCGCCGGCGAGATGGCCGCCCTCTTCCGGGCCGAGCACCCGGATCGTTTCCGGCACGATCGAGGTGACGTACTCCATCGCATAATTGCGCAGCACCTTCTGCAGCCGTTCTTCCGGCCATGTCGTCGCCGGCAGAAGCGGCGCCAGATCGGCCCGGAACGGCGGGCAGCGCTCGCCGGGCGAAAACTGCAGCCGTTCTTCTGGCGCAAGCTCGCGATCCCACTCCTTGTAGTAGCCCTCCAGCCCGGACTGGCCATCGACGGTCTGCCCCGTGCAGACGAAGCCGAGCCTGGGATTGCCGAGCACGACGCCGTTGTTGGCGTGCCATCCGCGCAGCATCGCCCGCGACACTTCCGAGGGGACGCCGCAGATCGCGGTGCCGGACCAGATCCAGCGCGGCGGCGGATAGCGCACCCAGGCCTTGGTGTCGCTCTCATGGACATACTCGACCTTCACGCCGCCGACCTGGTTCGACAGATAGTGATATTGGGCGCAGGCGACCGCATGCGGAAGCTGGTCGAGGCCGAGCTTCTTCAATCCGGGAAGGAAGCGCGCCAATTGCTGCCGCCGGAAGGTGCGAAACACCACCTCGGCCGCGCGCGGCGCACCGGCCCGCGAGGCCAGCATCAGGATCAGCCCGGTGAGATAGGAATGATAGATGTGCTCGACCGCCCGATAGGCGGCGGCATCGGGCGCCATCTTGCGAACGGCTGATTCAGCGGACACCATTCTATTCCGTGGGCTTGGCGTGACTGACGCCGCGAATCTTTTCAGACAAGTTGATCAGGAACATCGAGGTCGGCCGCAGGATGAAGAGGTCCGCGACCAGGGCTGCGATCATCGAGAACGCGCTGAGCCAGCCGAACAGCCGCAGCGACGGCAGGTCGGAGAACACAGTGACGACGAGGCCGCAGGCCAGCACCACCGTGGTCAGGATGAGCGCCGGACCGACCAGCACGGTGGCGCGCTCGACCGCCAGTCCAGGCGTGATGCCCGGCTTGCTCTCCAGCCGCAGCCGATTGAGGAAGTGGATCGTGGCGCTTAGCCCCAGGCCGAACGACACCGTGAGCGCGACCACGCTGGCGAATTGCAGCCCCTCGCCCAACAGCCACAGCACCGTGCCCGACGCCACCACCGGGAAAATGCCGGGCAGGATGCAGGAAAACATCACGACGACCGAGCGGAATGCGAGGCCGATGAAGACCGCGACCAGCAGGAATTCGATGGTCAGACCGTGGTTGAGTTTCGAGATCATGTTGGCGCTGTTGCGCGCGGCGATCGCCGACAGGCCGGTGACCGCGATTTCGAAGCCGGGATGCTCGGCCCGCACCTTGTCGAGCGACTTGTCGAGCTTGTCGATCACGGGAAGGATCTCGCTTGAATCGAGATCGGGAACGCGACCTGACACCACCACAGCATCCTGATCGGCAGAGATGAAGCGGCGGACCAGATGCTCGGGGATAACGCTGACATATTGCTTCAGCGTTTCGACATCGCTGCTGCCGGCTTTCTCGGCGAGCCAGCGGCGCAGGGTTTCGAGCGACCAGACGTTGCCGACGCCGGCCGATTTCTCGACCATCGCGTGAACTTCGGCGATCGTCTTCAACGTATCCGGCGCATAGAGCGAGGCGCCCTTGGGGAATTCGATCAGCACGTCGATCGGATTGGCGCCGGTGAGCTTGGCGTCAAGACGGCTCGACGCCGCCACCGCCTGTCGCTTGTCCGGCACCTGATCGGCGAGGCGATAGCGCGGCTCCAGCGTGGCGTAGATGAAGCCGAGGCCGGCGACGAGCAGCAACGCGAGCAGGCTGAACAGCCCGGGGCGGCCGACCATTCGCACGGCGATCCAGTAGCAGAAATTGCGCAGCGCCTGCACGCCGGCGTCCGCGCTCTGGAATTTTACCGCGAAGATCTTCTCGTTACGGACGAACAGCACGCCGAACACCGGGACCAGCGAGAGCACCGCAACCAGCGCGATGATGGTGGCGGCAAGTCCGGCCTCGCCGAACTTTCGGATCAATTCGGAATCGGAGAATTGCAGGGCAATGAACGAGATCCCGGCGGTGCCGTGGGTCAGCACGCAAGCCGGGCCAACCACTAGCACGGCGTTGGTGAACGCGGTCAATTTGTCCTGTCCCGCGATCAGACGGTCGCGCGCGGCGAAGGTGAGCTGCATCGAATCCGAGAAGCTGATCACCATGATGAGCGGTGTCATCACGTTCAGGAACATATTGAGATTGAAACCGGCCCAGCCGAGGCCGCCGAGCGCGAGCAGGATCGCGATGATCGGCGGGAAGGCCGCAACCACCATGAACGATATCTTGCGGAAGAAGATGATCGCTATGATGCAGCCGGCCAGGATGCCGAGGATGTTGTAGGTCAACCCGTCGCGCTTGACTGCGTTGCGGATCTCGAGTTGCATCACGGGGACGCCGGAGAGCTGGGCGTTGAGACCGCTGCCCGACAAATCGTCGGCCATGATCTTCCGCATCTCCCCGACCACCTTGCCGAGATCGTTGCTCGAAACCACACTCGGCTCCAGCGACAGCACGATCAGGGCCAGCGTGCCATCCTCGGACAACAGCTTGCCGCGAATGATCTCGTTGGTTTTGACGGTCTCGACAAACTTGTCGTAGGCCGCGCCTTGCGGCAGTTCGGGCGGGAACAGCGCGGCCGGCAGCTTGCCGGGCTCCGGCGCCTGGCGCGCCGAAAACAGCGAGACCAGCCCGCGCACGCCCTCGACCAGTTGCAGGTCGGTGACCATGTCGCGGATCTTTTCGAGGTTCTCGCGGGCCAGCAGCGTCTTACCCTCGACCACGACCAGCACGTCGAATTCGGTCGCCGGGAAGCGCTTGGTCACGGCCTCGTATTGCTTGTAGTCCTTGGAATCGGAACGGAACAACTGGCTCAAGGAGTCGTCGATCTTGATCCGCTGGATTCCAAAGATGGCGGCCACGATCAGCGCGGCGAGAATGATCATGGACAGGATCGGCGCCTTGACCGCGATCAGGCCCATGCGCTCCAGCCCGAAGGCGATGCTCTTGCCCGGCGGCGGCTCCTCAATGGCTTCGACGTGGACGCGACTTTCGGAGTTCTTGTCGAGCATACCCTGTCCAGTTCTCACGTCGGCCTGCGTGTGCAGCTTGGTTTTTTATGCAACTTGGTGGCGCGAATGCGGCCTTGAAGGCTCTATCCGATCGGCGCTAGCCATTGAAATCACGCGGTAAATTAACCGGCGCCGTTTTACAGGGCCGAACCCCATCCGGCAAGCGCGCGCGGCAGGGCAAATCGACCCGAAGGTGACGAAAATGCGCGTTAAGTCTCTGATTTGCCACACCCGCCGGCACGCCTTTGGGGCGTCCCGACAGTCAACGCCAACGCCGGTCGCGACGGCGCGGCGCGACCACGTTCGGTCAATTTTTCGGGAAGCGGCCGCATGTCGATCCGCTTCGGACTCAATCGATCGGCTTGTGGGGGATGAGCGCAGTTCCGCTTTCATCCTTCAGCGCCACGCCGGTGATCCCGCGCGCGATACCTTCACGTACCAGCCACGCGATCTTGAACGCCGCCTCGTCGTAGCTCAGCCCCGCACCGTGGATGTTGGATACGCAATTGCGCTTCTCATCGGTGAGGCCGATGCGCGGCGCAAAGGTGATATAGGCGCCGAGGCTGTCGGGCGCCGACAGGCCGGGCCGCTCGCCAATCAGCATCACCACCATCCGCGCGCCAAGCACCGCGCCGATCTCGTCGCCCAGCGCCACCCGCGCGCCCGATGCGACCACGACATGCCCCAACGAGATTCCCGCCTCCGTCAGACGCGGAGCCAGATGGCGAACCAGTTCGACCGCGTGGACATTGACGGCGGCCGGCGACAGCCCGTCGCCGATCACGATCGCGATCTCGCTCGCGCTGCCGCCTTGCTTTTCCAGCGCGCGCCGCGAATCCGCATCCAGCATGCGTCCGAGATCGGGACGACGCAGATAGTCGCGCCGGCTTTGCGCCTGGCTGGAGACCTCGCCGACCTGCAGGCCGAGGCCGGCCAATTTGGCAACCAGATGCGGCGCATCGAAAGCGGTGTGAACGGCATCGCGCGCACGCGCGTGGTCGAGCGTGAAGGCAAGCAGTGCATCGGTCGGCATGCTAGCACCGGCACGGCCAAGCCCGACGCGCGCCGGCGTCAGCTCCCGCAAGGCGTCGAGCGCGCGTGACGGTGCCGGCGTTTTCATGGCTTGCTACTCGGCGGGGACCGAGGCCTCGCGCAGCCGGATCGAATAATTCGACGCGTTCTGCTGGCCTGTGGATGCCGCACGCGCGAACTTGATCAGGTGATGCGCGATCATGGTCGAGCCAATCAGCCCTTCGAGATCGCCGCGCCTGAGCCGGCCGATCGCGAACTTCCAGAACTCGCGCCTGTAATCGCCGAGCACGCCGATCTGCCAGAAGATATTGCGCAGCATGATCAGCGCGCGCCTGATGTTGGGCCAGCTCTTCATTTCAGGCGCGACCGGCACCTTGATCCGGTTGGCGTAGGTGTAGTCGCATTGATACTGGTAGCGCGCGAACAGCTTCTCGGGCTGGTAGGCGATCTCCATGCATCGCTTCCAGGAACTTACGACCTGATCGTAGGGCAGCAGGAATTCGACATTGGAATCGCGGCTGTCGTCGTCATTAAGCCGCCCCTCGCGCTCCAGTCGATCCCAGAGCGGCGTCTTCGGCAGTGCCTGCAGCAGGTTGATCGTCAGCAGCGGAATCCGCGATTCATCGACGAAGTTGAGCAGCGCATCTGCGGTGCCGGGCTTGTCGGTGTCGAGCCCCATGATGATGCCGGAGACGACCTCCATGCCGTAGGAATTGATGGTCTGGATGCCCTCGAGGATCGGGACCATCATATTGTGGTCCTTGTGCATCGCCTTCAGCGCATCGGGATCCGGCGTCTCGATGCCGCAGAATACGGTGACGAACCTCGCCTCGCGCATCTTCTCGAGGATCTCGGGGCGCTTGGCGATGTTCAGCGTCGCCTCGCAGGCGAGCCGCACGACATAGCCCGTCCTCTTCTGCCATTCGATCAGGTGCGGCAGCAATTCCAGCGTGGCCTTGCGGTTGCCGATGAAATTGTCGTCGACGAAATAGATCGTGTCGGTCATGCCGCATTCGCGCAGCCTGTCCAGTTCGGCAACGATCTGCTCGGGCGTCTTCAGGCGCGGGTTGCGGCCATAGAGGCCGGGGATGTCGCAGAATTCACACTGATAAGGGCAACCGCTCGAATACTGGATACTGCCGAGCAGATATTTTTTCACTTCCGCCAGCTCGTAAGCCGGAATCGGAAACTCGGTCATCGGCAGGCGATCGTTGGTCGTCAGCACCACCTGCTGTTCGGGACGGGAAGGATCGCGCGCCAGCCGCGCGATCAATTCATTGGTGGCGTCGCCGAGTTCGCCGACATGGAGATAGTCGAAGGAAGGATAGTAATCCGGGCACGCGCTGACCGACGGCCCGCCGATGGCAACCGCGAGATCGAAGGCATGAGCGCGGCGGCAGATGTCGTTCATCTGTTGGCGCTGGATGTGCATGCCGCTGACGAACACCGCCTCGGCCCATTCGAAGTCTTCTTTGGTGGCGGGGCGAATGTTCTCGTCGATAAAGCGGACCGGCCAGTTCTCCGGAAGATAGGCCGCGATCAGCAACAGGCCCTGCGGTGGCATGAACGCCTGCACGCCATCGGTCAGGGGATAGGCGTGCTCGAACGTACCGAAAGAAGACGTATAGCGCGGGAAGACGCACAGGATACGCCGTACCGTTTCGATGCCTTCAGTTCTCATCAAAATTCCTCAAGGCTGACATGAATTTAAGCACGACACTGAAAGCTGGGCCAGAAATTCTTCAACATTGTGACAGTCAACTCTAACTCGTTGTGGGTTCAATTGGTTTCAGGAAAATCTGCGGGTTTGGCCGCCCGGGGCCACGGGCTGGCGTTCAGGCGATCAGCCGCGCGGCAAATTCGGGCAGCAGGCCCGCATCGCCCGCAAGCCGGAAATCGCCGTTCGCGAGACCTGAGCGAACCAGCCAATCGTCGAATTCCGGCGCCCGCTTCAACCCGAACAGGTCGCGGATATACAGCGCGTCGTGGAACGAGGTCGACTGATAGTTCAGCATGACGTCGTCGGCGCCCGGCACGCCCATGATGAAGGTGACGCCGGCGGCGGCGAGCAGCGTCAAGAGATTGTCCATGTCGTCCTGGTCGGCTTCGGCATGGTTGGTGTAGCAGACGTCGACGCCGAGCGGCAGGCCGAGCAGCTTGCCGCAGAAATGATCCTCGAGGCCGGCGCGGATGATTTCCTTGCCGTCATACAGATATTCCGGACCGATGAAGCCGACGACGCTGTTGACGAGCAGCGGATCGAAGGCGCGCGCCACCGCATAGGCCCGCGCTTCGCAGGTCTGCTGATCGACATTGTGATGGGCATTGGCCGACAGCGCCGAGCCCTGCCCGGTCTCGAAATACATCACATTGCCGCCGACCGTGCCGCGGCGGAGCGACAGTCCGGCCTCGCGCGCCTCGCGGAGCAGCGCGAGATCGACGCCAAAGCTGCGGTTGGCAGCCTCTGTGCCCGCGATCGACTGGAACACCAGGTCGACCGGCGCGCCCTGCCCGATCAATCCGAGCGTCGTGGTGACGTGGGTAAGCACGCAGCCCTGCGTCGGAATCTGCAGCCGCGAGATGATGCCGTCGAGCAGCCGCAGCAGTTCGCCGATCACAGCCGGATCGTCGCTGGCCGGATTGATGCC encodes:
- the shc gene encoding squalene--hopene cyclase, whose product is MLSVDKTIAVDPVATVDAVALEKSISSATEALLGYRQSDGHFVFELEADSTIPSEYILLRHYLAEPVDSALEAKIANYLRRTQGNHGGWPLVQDGPFDMSASVKSYFALKMIGDSVDAPHMVRAREAIRSHGGAARVNVFTRFLLAFFGVLSWRAVPVLPVEIMLLPMWSPFHINKISYWARTTIVPLMVMAALKPLAKNPKGVGIDELFLQDPKSVGMTPKAPHQSWGWFALFSTLDKILRVVEPLFPKKLRQRAIDAALAFTEERLNGEDGMGAIYPPMANIVMMYDALGKGPDFPPRAVTRKGIDKLLVIGEHEAYCQPCVSPVWDTALTCHALAEAGGEDTLAKMKQGLDWLKPRQVLDLKGDWAVKAPDVRPGGWAFQYNNDYYPDLDDTAVVVMAMDRARRASGSKEYDTAISRGREWIEGLQSRDGGWAAFDVNNLEYYLNNIPFSDHGALLDPPTEDVTARCISMLAQLGETAETSKAVADGIAYLRRTQLPEGSWYGRWGLNYVYGTWSVLCALNAAGVSHQDPMIRKAADWLLSIQNSDGGWGEDAVSYRLDYKGFEGAPSTSSQTAWALLGLMAAGKVENPAIVRGVEYLKATQTEKGLWDEARYTATGFPRVFYLRYHGYSKFFPLWALARYRNLRSTNSRVVGVGM
- the hpnE gene encoding hydroxysqualene dehydroxylase HpnE — its product is MQKNAHIIGAGISGLSAAVRLANANYRVHVHEATQQTGGRCRSYFDAATNLTIDNGNHLLLSGNSHARAYARSIGTEAGLVGPKLAQFPFVDITTGQRWQLDLGDGKLPLWVFDEARRVPDTKLLDYLALAPLVWAGTGKLVGDTIPCKGTLYQRLVQPLLLAALNVDPPEGSAGLAGAIVRETLLAGGQACRPLIARDGLSAVLVEPAIKLLQDKGASVQLGHELREFAMTRNAVGELKFGSDAIALGPDDAVVLAVPPRPAAALLPGLKTPSKFRAIVNAHFRFDPPRDAVPILGVVGGLVEWLFAFPQRLSVTISNGDRLVDMPREELALAIWRDVCKAAGLPGEPELPPWQIVRERRATFEATPEQNALRPGAVTSFKNLFLAGDWTDTGLPATIEGSVRSGDRAADLVLARR
- the hpnD gene encoding presqualene diphosphate synthase HpnD; translation: MTLQTAAANADYGTAASGSSFYAAMRILPRSQREAMFQIYSFCRQVDDIADSDGPRPERLAALQQWRDDIDALYHGDPPPRLLDYAASVKTFGLKREDFLAVVDGMEMDVPQDIRAPDLATLDLYCDRVASAVGRLSVRVFGMPEEDGILLAHHLGRALQLTNILRDIDEDAGLGRLYLPRESLLLAGITSDNPQKVTADRALPKVCLPLAEWAKKHFEKSDEIMKRNSRRVVRAPRIMSKYYRAILDLLLARGFAAPREPVRVHKWAKIAILLRYAII
- the hpnC gene encoding squalene synthase HpnC; translation: MTSASDLRSGKTHRDENFPVASWIIHPRHRALILSFYNFVRTADDIADHATLGADEKLRYLDLLEAELLGNGDTQPEAVNLRRAFAERSMAPRHALDVLVAFRMDVTKLRYENWDDVIHYCRYSAMPVGRFMLDVHGESTSTWAASDALCAGLQINNHLQDCAKDYKNLNRVYLPRDALAASGATVEMLGGAKSQPALLQCLHALAVRTETLLNESRPLSAEVKDFRLGLEVAVIQAFADKIVGMLKVRDPLRERVHLSKSELLVQSIGAITGEMIRRAAGRHPLTRPAAGA
- a CDS encoding MMPL family transporter; the encoded protein is MLDKNSESRVHVEAIEEPPPGKSIAFGLERMGLIAVKAPILSMIILAALIVAAIFGIQRIKIDDSLSQLFRSDSKDYKQYEAVTKRFPATEFDVLVVVEGKTLLARENLEKIRDMVTDLQLVEGVRGLVSLFSARQAPEPGKLPAALFPPELPQGAAYDKFVETVKTNEIIRGKLLSEDGTLALIVLSLEPSVVSSNDLGKVVGEMRKIMADDLSGSGLNAQLSGVPVMQLEIRNAVKRDGLTYNILGILAGCIIAIIFFRKISFMVVAAFPPIIAILLALGGLGWAGFNLNMFLNVMTPLIMVISFSDSMQLTFAARDRLIAGQDKLTAFTNAVLVVGPACVLTHGTAGISFIALQFSDSELIRKFGEAGLAATIIALVAVLSLVPVFGVLFVRNEKIFAVKFQSADAGVQALRNFCYWIAVRMVGRPGLFSLLALLLVAGLGFIYATLEPRYRLADQVPDKRQAVAASSRLDAKLTGANPIDVLIEFPKGASLYAPDTLKTIAEVHAMVEKSAGVGNVWSLETLRRWLAEKAGSSDVETLKQYVSVIPEHLVRRFISADQDAVVVSGRVPDLDSSEILPVIDKLDKSLDKVRAEHPGFEIAVTGLSAIAARNSANMISKLNHGLTIEFLLVAVFIGLAFRSVVVMFSCILPGIFPVVASGTVLWLLGEGLQFASVVALTVSFGLGLSATIHFLNRLRLESKPGITPGLAVERATVLVGPALILTTVVLACGLVVTVFSDLPSLRLFGWLSAFSMIAALVADLFILRPTSMFLINLSEKIRGVSHAKPTE
- the eutC gene encoding ethanolamine ammonia-lyase subunit EutC, which gives rise to MKTPAPSRALDALRELTPARVGLGRAGASMPTDALLAFTLDHARARDAVHTAFDAPHLVAKLAGLGLQVGEVSSQAQSRRDYLRRPDLGRMLDADSRRALEKQGGSASEIAIVIGDGLSPAAVNVHAVELVRHLAPRLTEAGISLGHVVVASGARVALGDEIGAVLGARMVVMLIGERPGLSAPDSLGAYITFAPRIGLTDEKRNCVSNIHGAGLSYDEAAFKIAWLVREGIARGITGVALKDESGTALIPHKPID